Proteins encoded together in one Rossellomorea sp. y25 window:
- a CDS encoding SDR family oxidoreductase — protein MSLNGKRVVVLGGTSGIGLATAKAFLDHSAQVIIASRSVSKLNEAKQVLRGSVEAIEIDFRSEEKVAEFFSKVGKFDHLVVTAGEGAMGHFSELPVASAKEAFDSKFWGQYITVRSALPYLSNESSITLTSGVYGVRPPQGATTLAAINSAIEGLVRGLSVDLAPIRVNVVSPGIVDTPIYAGMSDDQRQALFNGLAQQLPVGRIAKPEDIAETYVYLAKNGFTTGTAVLIDGGAHLV, from the coding sequence ATGTCATTAAATGGTAAACGAGTAGTTGTTTTAGGGGGTACTTCTGGTATTGGTTTAGCAACTGCTAAAGCGTTTCTAGATCATTCTGCTCAAGTGATCATTGCCAGCCGTTCTGTTTCCAAATTAAATGAAGCAAAACAAGTTCTTCGTGGCAGTGTAGAAGCAATTGAAATCGATTTTCGAAGCGAAGAAAAAGTAGCAGAATTTTTCAGTAAGGTTGGAAAATTTGACCACCTTGTGGTTACAGCAGGTGAAGGCGCAATGGGGCACTTTAGCGAACTGCCTGTGGCAAGTGCTAAAGAGGCGTTTGATAGTAAATTCTGGGGGCAATATATTACTGTCCGTTCAGCACTTCCATATTTAAGCAATGAGAGCTCAATCACCCTAACCTCTGGTGTATATGGCGTTCGTCCTCCTCAAGGCGCTACTACGTTAGCAGCAATCAATTCAGCCATTGAAGGATTGGTTCGAGGACTTTCCGTAGACCTAGCCCCTATTAGGGTAAACGTGGTTTCACCTGGAATTGTAGACACTCCAATCTATGCTGGAATGTCAGATGATCAGAGGCAAGCACTGTTCAACGGCCTTGCACAACAGCTCCCTGTTGGACGGATTGCAAAGCCGGAAGACATAGCTGAAACCTATGTATATCTTGCTAAAAATGGTTTTACTACTGGGACGGCTGTTCTTATTGATGGTGGTGCTCACTTAGTATAA
- a CDS encoding type 1 glutamine amidotransferase domain-containing protein has protein sequence MSKKIATLITDLFEDVEFTEPAQAFKDAGHQVITIDIQAGKDITGKKGETVKIDKGIGEVNPQDFDALLIPGGFSPDLLREDDRFGEFAKVFIQEGKPVFAICHGPQVLIDTDLLKGVDITGFKSIRNDLKNAGANYKDEEVVVSNNIVTSRFPDDIPAFNRESLKLLAE, from the coding sequence TTCACAGAACCAGCACAAGCATTTAAAGATGCTGGGCATCAAGTGATCACAATCGACATACAGGCTGGAAAAGATATTACTGGTAAGAAAGGTGAAACAGTAAAAATAGATAAAGGAATTGGGGAAGTTAATCCTCAAGACTTTGATGCTTTACTAATCCCTGGCGGCTTCTCTCCTGACTTATTACGTGAAGATGACCGTTTTGGTGAATTCGCAAAAGTATTTATACAAGAAGGTAAACCTGTTTTTGCCATTTGCCATGGCCCACAAGTATTAATTGATACAGACCTATTAAAAGGGGTCGACATAACAGGTTTCAAATCAATAAGGAACGATCTCAAAAATGCAGGTGCTAACTACAAAGATGAAGAAGTTGTGGTAAGCAATAATATTGTAACAAGCCGTTTTCCGGATGATATTCCTGCCTTTAATCGTGAATCCTTAAAATTATTAGCTGAATAA
- a CDS encoding aldo/keto reductase — MSVQDENKLTKIRNSLESSVVTLPDGTSLPGIGQGTWYMGEKPQMREREIKALQLGIELGMKLIDTAELYGDGDSERLVGEAIKGRRDDVFLVSKVYPHHAGLDMIDKACENSLKRLGTDHLDLYLLHWRGRVPLAETIEGMEKLRKEGKIERWGVSNFDTDDMKELWNTTNGRNCMTNQVLYHLGSRGIDYDLLPWQRDHHMPIMAYSPLAQGGLLRRQLLTDPTIKEIAEKYAVHPLQIALAWTIRSNDCLAIPKAVQEEHVLANAKATIIELRKEDLNRLDEVFPQPTRKMPLDII, encoded by the coding sequence ATGAGTGTACAGGACGAAAATAAATTAACAAAAATAAGAAATTCCCTTGAAAGTTCTGTAGTTACATTGCCTGATGGAACTTCTCTACCAGGAATAGGACAAGGAACTTGGTACATGGGAGAAAAACCTCAAATGAGAGAAAGGGAAATCAAAGCTTTACAACTCGGAATAGAATTAGGCATGAAACTAATAGATACGGCGGAATTGTATGGTGATGGCGATTCTGAACGCTTAGTAGGTGAAGCAATTAAAGGACGTAGAGATGACGTCTTTTTAGTATCAAAGGTATATCCTCATCATGCAGGATTAGATATGATTGACAAAGCGTGTGAAAACAGTCTAAAAAGGCTGGGAACCGATCATCTTGATTTGTACCTTTTACACTGGCGAGGACGTGTGCCATTAGCAGAAACCATTGAAGGAATGGAAAAGCTACGCAAGGAAGGAAAAATAGAAAGGTGGGGAGTTTCCAATTTTGATACCGATGATATGAAAGAGTTATGGAACACCACTAACGGAAGAAATTGTATGACTAATCAAGTGTTATATCATCTTGGTTCAAGGGGTATAGATTATGATCTCTTACCATGGCAGAGAGATCATCACATGCCTATTATGGCATATAGCCCGCTAGCTCAAGGAGGTTTATTAAGAAGACAATTATTAACGGATCCAACCATTAAAGAGATTGCAGAAAAATATGCTGTACACCCCTTACAAATCGCTCTCGCTTGGACAATCCGTTCTAACGATTGTCTAGCTATTCCAAAAGCTGTTCAAGAAGAACATGTACTAGCAAATGCGAAAGCTACTATCATTGAATTAAGAAAAGAGGATTTAAATAGACTTGATGAGGTATTTCCAC